GGTGATGATCACCGACGCCGTCATGTCCGGCGCCATGCGAATGTTCCCCACCCTGACTTGTCCCGGCAGACATTTCCCCGCCCTCGCTGTGGCCTCAGTCAGGGCCTCCGGCGTTACACCCTCATCAAGGCCAGAGACCCTGATTTGTGCCGCTTTAAACGGCCTCGTCACCTCCGCCTCTCCACCAATGATCTCCCGGAGCTTCTCTGCGAGGCTGTCCGCTGCAGCCCCGCTGTTGGCTCCGGGTATTTCAATAATGCGGGCCCCCGTTGCCGTGCCGCGAACAGCCGACACATGGTCCACCCCTATCGACGATAGGTCGATGGTGGTGGCCCTCGTAATTACCGCACGGTAATCCAGCTTGGATTCCGGCTTTAGAGTCACCACCACCGCCGAAGTCTTGGGAGGGGtgaattttatcttttttggCGGCTGTACGCTCGCCTTGGGGGCCACCGCTTGGGTAGGCTCCGGCTGGGCAGAGGGGGAGGATTTCTTATTCCTCTTCTTTTTCCCCTTTCTGACCACCTCAGCCCACCCTTGTTCGCCTTCTTGAGGCGGAGGCAATTCAGCAGGTGGCTCGGTAGATACCTGGGCCTGTGCCGTCGCTTGTTTGGGCTGCTTCTTCGCTGGAACAGCTTTAGGTGCAGGCCCAGGTCGTGCTGGGGGCATCAGGGTAGCCCCCGCGGCTACGCTGGCATAATTTTTCCCAGTTTTTGGGGCCAGCGCTTCGACCTCCTTGGTCTTCTTGTCGGCCGCAAGAGGCGGCCGAACAATCGGCTCCGGGGCCAGGAAGCCTCTCTTCTCAGCCTCCTTAAGGCGGTCGCTGACCATTCCCCCCAGCCTGAGGAACACATCTCTCTCAAATGACTCCTTCCATTCGGATAGGAGTCCCTTGATGTCCTCAAGCGAGGGGGTTCCCGCCGCTGGTTGGGCCTCCTTCGGCGCCGACGACGTGCGCTCGGCAAAGGCCGTGCGCAGGGCCTTCGTCTCCTGCTGGAGGAGCGAAAGCTGTTCCCGCATTCTCCTGTTATCCGCTCTGAGTATGCGGACAGCCTCCGACTCCTCACACTGGGCCTCAATTTTGCCCGCTGCCACGATTATATCATGGCAGGCCTCATTCATGGCCCGCCATGCCGTCCCCTTCAGGTTGCCGGATTTTCCGGCCTCCGCCAAAACCTTCTGGGCAGCCGCCCTCACCACCTCGAGGTGCTCGTCCACGAGGCACCTCTTCCCGCTCTCCTGGCTGGCCTTCAAATACTTGCTGGTACCAGCCCTGTCCAGCTCGCGTTCAAATTCGGCATAATCCGCCGAAAGATCGCGGAGCCTCTCTCTTGCCTCGGCCGTCCCAGAATACGAGCCCCGACGAGCAGCCCGGCCCCTCGTGACAGAGGAAAGCTTGTTGGAGGCCCTTTCAGCCTCCTCAACACCCTCCGAAGCTTTCCTCTTTGGGGCTTGACCCCGCTGCTTCCCGCCTAACTTAACATCCGGGAGCCAGACTGACCCGTCCGAGTCGGCGTCGGAAAAGTAGAGCGACTCCGATCGGCTAATCGCCGTCTTCTCGCTCTCCCCCACACTCATCCCCTCCTCTTTATCCCCCCCAGTTGATCTCTTCCCCCTTGGGGTCAGAGACCTTCCCCTCGAAGCTTTGGCCACGTTCCTACCCATGTTGGGCCAGAAGTGaccaattcaaaataaattagccCCAAATGGGGCGAAAACAAGCAAAATCCACAGACAGGGGGCAGCAATTGGCCCCTGCCTGGTTACAAAAAGCTAAGCTACCCCGCACCAGCGGTCTGGTAGCTGTGGTCAGAAGCACAACCTTGCTTTTTGTATAGAAGGATAGGATCTCGCCAGTGCCCCAACTCCACAAGGAGCCAAGACACTGAACCcgtcaaaaacaaaaccaaaagaAAAACTCTTGGTGCCAAAAACCACCAAGACAAGACACCCCAAATTGCACTTAACACAGCCTCAGCGCACTTGATACACCTCAGTAATACTAATACACCTCAGTAATACTAATACACCTCAGTAATACTAATACACCTCAGTAATACTAATACACCTCAGTAATACTAATACACCTCAGTAATACTAATACACCTCAGTAATACTAATACACCTCAGTAATACTAATACACCTCAGTAATACTAATACACCTCAGTAATACTAATACACCTCAGTAATACTAATACACCTCAGTAATACTAATACACCTCAGTAATACTAATACACCTCAGTAATACTAATACACCTCAGTAATACTAATACACCTCAGTAATACTAATACACCTCAGTAATACTAATACACCTCAGTAATACTAATACACCTCAGTAATACTAATACACCTCAGTAATACTAATACACCTCAGtaatactaatactaataacctaacctaacctaacctaacctaacctaacctaaccgatatacctatttgttcccctacatccctgtgaattttctctttagtgcatctcgtgtacccatcgatataacaagtgttttcagtgcagttttctctatagtttctctttaaaaaattcatttagtttccgtaaacgccatacttaggcgctaacactcaaataattccctaaaactttttctcgctatcccttgatcgtctttggttttagttctgcttacttacctgtctcccggctccctgtgaagtttcgtcgctttccgttgcatccttgttgcattttcacctgtaacatactaaattttcatacaaattttattaaaatcacactttttcctgttttttccaagtttttcctatcggaccctcgctagcttgttgcaccatcttatcaggctaacggaggcgcatcttttgacgcctcacacgtctcgataggaccacccgtttttgaaattttcgccCACCACACCCGCCCAATTGTGTTCAGGTTGTAAAAGGGAATTCACTTGGGACACCCCATACCCAGATCTACTTCACTTTTACCGCCACCTAGGGCCAAAAATTGTCAACTAAATTAACAGCTCCCTTAATAACAATAGTTTAGGATTACTTCGCTAGTTCTACCCGTCCTCTACTTCGGAAAATTACtgtttattgttattctttcTTCTGTTGTTCTCTCTCGCCTCCTCTACCTTTACTTACATAGAcgatattctaaattttttcataCCTTCTTCTAAACACTTTTCCGATCTAAGACAACATGGTCTTAGCCCACTCACCCCCGCGTAAGGCGGCCAATACTCGCCCCCCAGACAGGAACCGTAGGAACCTCACCCGCATCTCCGAGACTCCTACGGACATTATCACACAGCAGAGTCCCCCGCCGCTACCCACCACCTCTAGAGCGGGGCATTCACGCTCTCACTCCCCGCGTATCTCCCCTCGGTCACCCCCGCCTAGGGGGAGGGCTCAAAGGCGATCGCCTCTACCCCCTCTGCCGCGAATAGATAGCAGATCCCCGACTGATCGGCAGCTGTCTACTCCTCCTCCGTCACCGTCTAGGGGGTGGATTTCGCTTCCTAGCACCCCATCTAGCAGACATAACTCACCTAACCCCCCACGCGGGGACGGAGAGGACGAGATCCCGGCCAGCTGGGAATCGCTCTCTCCTTCCTCGATGGCCACCCCCGCACTGGTGCACTCCCCACCCACGCTGATTCGTCGCTCTCCAAGCCCTACTACTGCACCAACGCCGGCAATTGCACCAACCCCAGAACCCGCCCCGGCCCCCCCGACCGCTCTTCAAACGGCGTTCATGCTCATCGTTGACTCCGCTAAGGAGATTATGGCCAAAATCTCGGAGGGGAAAAGCGTGACTAGCGCTAACAAGAAGCGCATCAAAGACCTCGCGCAGAACATCATGGG
This genomic stretch from Plodia interpunctella isolate USDA-ARS_2022_Savannah chromosome 16, ilPloInte3.2, whole genome shotgun sequence harbors:
- the LOC128676511 gene encoding uncharacterized protein LOC128676511; protein product: MGRNVAKASRGRSLTPRGKRSTGGDKEEGMSVGESEKTAISRSESLYFSDADSDGSVWLPDVKLGGKQRGQAPKRKASEGVEEAERASNKLSSVTRGRAARRGSYSGTAEARERLRDLSADYAEFERELDRAGTSKYLKASQESGKRCLVDEHLEVVRAAAQKVLAEAGKSGNLKGTAWRAMNEACHDIIVAAGKIEAQCEESEAVRILRADNRRMREQLSLLQQETKALRTAFAERTSSAPKEAQPAAGTPSLEDIKGLLSEWKESFERDVFLRLGGMVSDRLKEAEKRGFLAPEPIVRPPLAADKKTKEVEALAPKTGKNYASVAAGATLMPPARPGPAPKAVPAKKQPKQATAQAQVSTEPPAELPPPQEGEQGWAEVVRKGKKKRNKKSSPSAQPEPTQAVAPKASVQPPKKIKFTPPKTSAVVVTLKPESKLDYRAVITRATTIDLSSIGVDHVSAVRGTATGARIIEIPGANSGAAADSLAEKLREIIGGEAEVTRPFKAAQIRVSGLDEGVTPEALTEATARAGKCLPGQVRVGNIRMAPDMTASVIITCPVAAANALIDEGRLLVGWTAAKVRGLEALPMRCFRCMGIGHTRALCPSPVDRSGLCHRCGKAGHVSSACEASEPWCAVCFAHKLVAKHVMGGPSCNPPRTRGKLAPPNKGTPEGTSMEH